In the genome of uncultured Campylobacter sp., one region contains:
- a CDS encoding septal ring lytic transglycosylase RlpA family protein codes for MSYQKIALFSALFALILAGCSFRTAPPSRSSASGAGKIGKNSPATMRPYKINGKTYYPEQVSVGDTQIGIASWYGPNFHGKYTSNGEIYDMNGMTAAHKTYPMNTMVKVTNRDTGATATVRINDRGPFVDGRIIDLSKTAANLVGVFARGTAPVKLEVVGFYGRTIAKGSPKATIVGGNFMVQIGAFRNRSGAQIYQRDYHGTAGYPAIIKEFSIDGAPIYRVFLSGFKSEDEARDFAHNGKFTGAFIVRE; via the coding sequence GTGTCGTACCAGAAAATCGCTCTTTTTAGTGCGCTTTTTGCGCTGATTCTTGCCGGTTGCTCGTTTCGCACCGCACCGCCTTCTAGATCGTCTGCGAGCGGTGCGGGCAAGATCGGCAAAAACTCTCCCGCCACCATGCGCCCTTATAAAATCAACGGCAAAACCTACTACCCCGAGCAAGTAAGCGTCGGTGACACTCAAATCGGCATCGCCAGCTGGTATGGGCCGAATTTTCATGGCAAATACACCTCAAACGGCGAAATTTACGATATGAATGGCATGACTGCCGCGCACAAAACCTATCCAATGAATACTATGGTAAAGGTCACGAATCGCGATACCGGCGCTACCGCAACCGTGCGCATCAACGACCGTGGTCCATTTGTGGATGGTCGCATCATCGATCTTAGCAAAACAGCTGCCAATCTGGTGGGCGTTTTTGCCAGAGGTACGGCGCCGGTAAAACTCGAAGTAGTGGGTTTTTATGGGCGCACTATTGCTAAAGGTTCGCCGAAAGCAACCATTGTCGGCGGAAATTTTATGGTGCAAATCGGTGCGTTTAGAAACAGAAGCGGCGCACAAATTTATCAGCGCGATTACCACGGCACGGCGGGATATCCTGCGATCATCAAAGAATTTAGCATAGATGGCGCGCCGATTTATCGCGTCTTTTTAAGTGGATTTAAGAGCGAGGATGAGGCGAGAGATTTCGCGCATAATGGCAAGTTTACTGGAGCTTTCATCGTAAGGGAGTAG